CATATGTGAAATATCCCGGACCTGTCTGAACAGACAGGAGGTTAAGATGCTCTGTATTGGTCTCGCCGAAGAGTTCTATCAGAAGTGTCTGAAGCTTTTGTCTTAGAGAATTCTTACCTTCTTCTGAATAATAGTCTTCCGGAAACGGGTATCTTTTTTGATTCCCAATTCCACAACCGGAGAAAGAATCAGAATATAACATTTAGTCATCTCCATTAAACAATGATTCTGTTTTTTCTGTAATGCAATTCCTGAAGATATTTTTTATTTCATTATGGGCCACTTCTGTCCAGAGCAGAGCATCATTTGGCACCACAGATCCCGGTTTTGCTGTGAAAAAATCGGTGGTGAGAAGGAATGCTATATCTCCCTTTTTTTCAGGAACTGCTCTTGTCAGCTGAACTCTGCATATGTCATTGCCGGCATTGTAAAGAAAATCAGATCCCATATTGATATTTCCAACGGTCAGTTCGGGCATTTTTGGTATGTTTGGGTAGAATGTGAAATAATCTTTTAATTCCGCAGGTTTGTCTGAGATTTCGATCTTATTGACATATAGCAGCCCTATTCTTTCAATCCCGTGAATTTCTGTCAGTTCACTCAATGTATTATAGGCCAGTCTGATCTTTTCATTAAATATATCCCATGAAGGATACGGTTCTAAACAACTTATTGACAGCAATCCCGGAGCAATCTGAACTATAAATCTTCTGTCGTTGTCAAAGAACAGATGTCTGTCATTTAATTCAGTTTTACTGTTCTGAATGCCTTCTATATCTGCGTTTACCTGGAAGTGATGAACCTTTTTTACTTCCTTTTTTGGAAATTCTGATTTTATCTTTTCGTAATATTTCAAAGACAGGTCTTTGTCCCGGCCGGTCTTTTTTGAAAACCTAAATTCACATACAGCTTCTCTTATTGGTGAATTGCTATAATCAGTCATTGGTTTTCACTTCTGCTATCCGGAATATATTTCCGGGGATAATTAATATAACTTCCCTAATTAATTTACAAGAGAGTGAATAAAGCAAGCCACAAGCCTTCTGCCGCAGCAGTAGGCGCAGTGGCGGTCGTCAATCAGCCGAAGGGACTCCGGAACCCGGAGTCACCTGGGCGTTACTAATCCGGCTTAGCGGGAAAACTAACTGATCCGTTCACGGATAAGTGAAACGAAGCCGGGAATCGTGAGCGTTTAAAAATGTTATAACATTAAATGACAGTGATATTAATAGTCACCAGTAATGACCACTATAAATGATTTTTTGAAATAACGAAACAGAAACTTAAATTTGTAGTTGCTTCACATATCTAAAATTTAGATAGCTTAGGGGATTTTTAATTTGTATTTTAGTAGACCATTCTGGAGAAAAATCCAAATGCAGAAGAACATTGAACTATTACAGTTCTCAGCATTGTTTAAGATGAATAACTCAGCAGAGGAACAATGTAAATCTGATGCAAAAGTAAAAAATATGCTTGCCAGCGTTGTTAGGG
The sequence above is a segment of the Methanoplanus limicola DSM 2279 genome. Coding sequences within it:
- a CDS encoding TIGR04255 family protein, with protein sequence MTDYSNSPIREAVCEFRFSKKTGRDKDLSLKYYEKIKSEFPKKEVKKVHHFQVNADIEGIQNSKTELNDRHLFFDNDRRFIVQIAPGLLSISCLEPYPSWDIFNEKIRLAYNTLSELTEIHGIERIGLLYVNKIEISDKPAELKDYFTFYPNIPKMPELTVGNINMGSDFLYNAGNDICRVQLTRAVPEKKGDIAFLLTTDFFTAKPGSVVPNDALLWTEVAHNEIKNIFRNCITEKTESLFNGDD